In a genomic window of Armatimonas rosea:
- a CDS encoding phosphoenolpyruvate carboxykinase (GTP): MDQSLTSHAGLLAWVEQSAHLCKPERVHWCTGSDDEAQWLIATMVAAKDLIPFNNDDWPNCYLHRSNPNDVARVEDRTFICSQSKEDAGPTNNWMAPDEAKKLLYGLFEGCMEGRTMYVVPYQMGPVGSPFSKVGVEITDSAYVALSMRIMTRMGTVALETLGTDGAFVPGLHSTAELDPEKRYICHFPEERLILSINSGYGGNALLGKKCFALRIASAIARDEGWLAEHMLILELEDPQGEKLYFTGAFPSACGKTNLAMLESILPGWTVRTVGDDIAWLRIGDDGRLWAVNPEAGFFGVAPGTSEKTNPSAMETIRSNTLFTNVARTDGGRPWWEGMGPASKWMTDWRGNHRPGQDLEGGKFAQPNSRFTAPAKQCPTISPHWEDPQGVPISGILFGGRRNDTMPLVLEANSWEHGVFLGATMASQTTAAAGGAQGVLRRDPMAMLPFCGYHMGDYFAHWLELGKRIPNPPKIFHVNWFQKDDDGVFLWPGYGENLRPLLWMRERILGEGKAIETPIGTVPTPDALNLDGLSLADGVMERLLEVNHDRWAQECDAIAEHFEKFGDKLPTALSDELAALRKRVG, from the coding sequence ATGGATCAATCACTCACCTCCCACGCCGGGCTTCTCGCCTGGGTGGAGCAAAGCGCGCACCTCTGCAAACCGGAGCGGGTTCACTGGTGCACGGGCTCCGACGACGAAGCTCAGTGGCTTATCGCGACCATGGTCGCCGCCAAGGACTTAATCCCCTTCAATAACGACGACTGGCCCAACTGCTACCTGCACCGCTCGAATCCCAACGATGTGGCGCGTGTGGAAGACCGGACCTTTATCTGCTCGCAGAGCAAGGAGGACGCCGGCCCGACCAATAACTGGATGGCCCCCGACGAGGCCAAAAAGCTGCTCTATGGGCTCTTCGAGGGCTGCATGGAAGGCCGGACGATGTATGTCGTGCCCTACCAGATGGGGCCGGTGGGCTCGCCGTTCTCGAAAGTGGGCGTCGAGATCACCGACAGTGCCTATGTGGCCCTCTCGATGCGGATCATGACGCGCATGGGGACGGTGGCGCTGGAGACACTGGGCACCGATGGCGCTTTTGTCCCGGGCCTGCACTCCACCGCGGAGCTCGACCCGGAGAAGCGCTACATCTGCCACTTCCCCGAGGAGCGGCTGATTCTCTCGATCAACTCGGGCTACGGTGGCAATGCGCTGCTCGGGAAGAAGTGCTTCGCGCTCCGTATCGCCTCCGCGATCGCCCGCGACGAAGGCTGGCTGGCGGAGCACATGCTGATCCTGGAGCTGGAAGACCCGCAAGGCGAGAAGCTCTACTTCACCGGCGCGTTTCCGTCGGCGTGTGGCAAGACCAACCTGGCAATGCTGGAGTCGATTCTTCCTGGATGGACGGTTCGCACGGTCGGTGATGATATCGCGTGGCTACGGATCGGCGACGATGGCCGGCTCTGGGCGGTGAACCCGGAGGCGGGCTTCTTTGGAGTCGCCCCCGGCACGAGCGAGAAGACCAACCCGTCGGCGATGGAGACGATTCGCTCCAACACGCTCTTCACCAATGTCGCCCGCACCGACGGCGGCCGACCGTGGTGGGAGGGAATGGGCCCCGCATCGAAGTGGATGACCGACTGGCGCGGCAACCACCGCCCCGGCCAGGACCTCGAAGGCGGCAAGTTCGCCCAGCCCAACTCGCGCTTCACCGCTCCCGCCAAGCAGTGCCCGACCATCTCCCCGCACTGGGAAGACCCACAGGGCGTCCCGATCAGCGGGATTCTCTTCGGCGGCCGCCGCAACGACACGATGCCATTGGTTTTAGAGGCCAACTCCTGGGAGCACGGCGTCTTTCTAGGCGCGACCATGGCGTCCCAGACCACGGCGGCGGCGGGCGGCGCACAAGGCGTCCTACGCCGCGACCCGATGGCGATGCTCCCCTTCTGCGGCTACCACATGGGCGACTACTTCGCGCACTGGCTGGAGCTGGGCAAGCGCATCCCGAACCCGCCCAAGATCTTCCATGTCAACTGGTTCCAGAAAGACGATGACGGTGTCTTCCTCTGGCCCGGCTACGGCGAGAACCTGCGCCCCCTGCTCTGGATGCGCGAGCGGATTCTGGGCGAGGGCAAAGCCATCGAAACTCCCATCGGCACTGTCCCCACGCCCGATGCCCTGAACCTAGACGGCCTCTCCCTGGCCGACGGTGTCATGGAGCGCCTCTTGGAGGTCAACCACGACCGCTGGGCGCAGGAGTGCGATGCTATCGCTGAGCACTTCGAAAAATTCGGCGACAAGCTCCCCACTGCACTCAGCGACGAGCTCGCCGCGCTCCGAAAACGCGTCGGGTAG
- the kdsA gene encoding 3-deoxy-8-phosphooctulonate synthase: MTRKVAISDAVAVGGGLPFALIAGPCVIESESLCREIAQSVKATCEALGIAYVFKASFDKANRTSGAAFRGQGPVKGLEILAGIRQDFGMPVLTDVHEPDHCKLAAEYVDILQIPAFLSRQTDLLVAAGETGKAINVKKGQFMAPLDIVNAVKKIEATGNERILVCERGVSFGYNTLIVDFRSLPQMATATNCPVVFDATHSVQQPGGLGTASGGTREFVPHLARAAAAVGVDAFFLEVHPEPEKALSDAATMLPLASLAGLLETLQAIERAVKQ; this comes from the coding sequence ATGACCCGAAAAGTTGCTATTTCCGATGCCGTCGCCGTGGGTGGCGGCCTGCCCTTTGCCCTGATCGCGGGGCCGTGTGTGATCGAGAGCGAGAGCCTCTGCCGTGAGATCGCCCAGAGCGTCAAAGCCACCTGCGAGGCCCTAGGAATCGCCTATGTCTTCAAGGCGAGCTTCGATAAAGCCAACCGGACATCGGGGGCGGCGTTTCGTGGACAGGGGCCGGTGAAGGGGCTGGAGATCCTCGCGGGGATTCGCCAGGACTTTGGGATGCCCGTCCTCACCGATGTCCATGAGCCCGACCACTGCAAGCTGGCGGCAGAGTATGTCGATATTCTTCAGATTCCTGCGTTTCTCTCGCGCCAGACCGATCTGTTGGTGGCGGCGGGCGAGACGGGCAAGGCGATCAATGTCAAGAAGGGCCAGTTCATGGCGCCGCTGGACATTGTCAATGCGGTCAAGAAGATCGAGGCCACGGGCAACGAGCGCATCTTGGTGTGCGAGCGGGGGGTTAGCTTTGGCTACAACACCCTGATCGTGGACTTCCGCAGCCTGCCGCAGATGGCGACCGCGACAAACTGCCCCGTGGTCTTCGATGCGACCCACTCGGTGCAGCAGCCGGGCGGACTTGGCACCGCATCGGGGGGGACGCGGGAGTTCGTGCCGCACCTCGCCCGCGCCGCCGCTGCGGTTGGGGTCGATGCCTTCTTCCTCGAAGTCCACCCCGAGCCCGAGAAAGCCCTCTCCGATGCCGCGACCATGCTCCCCCTCGCCAGCCTAGCAGGCCTACTGGAGACGCTCCAAGCAATCGAGCGCGCCGTGAAGCAGTAG
- a CDS encoding PH domain-containing protein has protein sequence MQQTQQPLEQVYVVRLNPQQRKQTRFVLWANFFALLLNATLAVLFWKLDTGKPMASLLSVFSSCLAIVCVGLYRKGTQYLTLTENGLAYQNAFGTRTVNLAWDEIKRVRIERNYTYTWLRVTRKKGFLRLALVVPPDQAEEILAECQKRIGQS, from the coding sequence ATGCAACAAACACAACAGCCTCTTGAGCAGGTCTATGTCGTGCGGCTGAACCCTCAGCAGCGGAAACAAACGCGCTTTGTTCTCTGGGCAAACTTCTTTGCTCTGCTCCTCAACGCGACCCTGGCCGTCCTGTTCTGGAAGCTCGATACAGGTAAGCCCATGGCCTCGTTGCTGAGTGTCTTCAGTAGCTGTTTGGCGATTGTCTGTGTCGGGCTCTACCGCAAGGGCACCCAGTACCTTACGCTCACCGAGAATGGCTTGGCCTACCAAAACGCGTTTGGAACCCGCACGGTCAACCTGGCCTGGGACGAGATCAAGCGGGTCCGGATCGAGCGGAACTACACCTACACCTGGCTCCGGGTGACCCGCAAAAAAGGCTTCCTCCGCCTGGCGCTCGTCGTCCCCCCCGACCAAGCCGAAGAGATTCTTGCCGAGTGCCAGAAACGGATAGGCCAGAGCTAG
- a CDS encoding basic secretory protein-like protein has product MITTLTVTLLLLTAQPPVTPYPTGDALTKQAYHLASAKSVPTPKVTVDTTVAPDLAEWGKHAGELMEQWYPVVWNLLGTQDAKPMSAIKVTFQLKQDAPAYATGGGIFVSVPWVRAHPDDFGMMIHEMTHLVQAYPGSRNTPGWLVEGIADYIRWWRYEPEAPRPKITEKNKYTDAYRVTAYFLAYLTHKYDHGLVQKLDKAMKTRAYSDSLFETSTGKKLDDLWAEFVAYQTR; this is encoded by the coding sequence ATGATCACCACCCTCACCGTCACGCTTCTTCTCTTGACTGCGCAACCACCCGTCACGCCCTACCCTACCGGCGATGCACTCACCAAGCAGGCCTACCACCTGGCCTCTGCCAAGTCCGTCCCAACGCCAAAGGTAACCGTGGACACGACAGTCGCGCCCGATCTTGCCGAGTGGGGCAAGCATGCGGGCGAGCTGATGGAGCAGTGGTACCCGGTTGTCTGGAACCTGCTGGGAACACAGGACGCCAAGCCGATGAGCGCGATCAAGGTGACCTTCCAGCTCAAGCAAGACGCCCCCGCCTACGCCACGGGCGGCGGGATCTTTGTGAGTGTGCCTTGGGTGCGCGCCCACCCCGACGACTTTGGGATGATGATCCACGAGATGACCCACCTGGTGCAAGCCTACCCCGGTAGCCGCAACACCCCCGGCTGGCTGGTTGAGGGGATCGCCGACTACATCCGCTGGTGGCGCTACGAGCCCGAGGCACCGCGTCCCAAGATCACGGAGAAGAACAAGTACACCGATGCCTACCGGGTGACGGCCTACTTCCTCGCCTACCTCACCCACAAGTACGACCACGGCCTCGTGCAGAAGCTCGACAAGGCCATGAAGACCCGCGCCTACAGCGACAGCCTCTTCGAGACCTCCACCGGCAAGAAGCTCGACGACCTCTGGGCCGAGTTTGTGGCCTACCAGACGCGGTAG
- the kdsB gene encoding 3-deoxy-manno-octulosonate cytidylyltransferase, protein MKAVALIPARLAATRLPDKPLALIAGKPMIQHVWERARSASKIDEVFIATPDQAIADAVRAFGGSVLMTRADHQTGTDRLAEAAQQLAPDVKVIVNVQGDEPLIDPEIIDAAAEPLLADDGLTMSSLCCPLPTGREDDPNVVKVVLTQAGYALYFSRSPLPYRRNADAPGYQPLQHIGLYAYRRDFLETFPTLPRTPLEQIESLEQLRALEHGYRIKMVFTDRVPESVDTPDDLERVRALFAN, encoded by the coding sequence GTGAAAGCTGTAGCCCTGATTCCCGCGCGTCTGGCGGCGACGCGCCTCCCCGATAAGCCGCTCGCTCTGATCGCGGGGAAGCCGATGATCCAGCATGTCTGGGAGCGCGCCCGGAGCGCGTCGAAGATCGACGAGGTCTTTATCGCGACCCCGGACCAGGCCATCGCCGATGCCGTCCGCGCCTTTGGCGGCAGTGTCCTCATGACCCGCGCCGACCACCAGACCGGCACGGACCGGCTCGCGGAGGCGGCGCAGCAGCTCGCGCCCGATGTCAAGGTGATTGTCAATGTGCAGGGCGACGAGCCCCTGATCGACCCGGAGATCATCGATGCCGCCGCGGAGCCGCTTCTTGCCGACGACGGCCTCACGATGTCGAGCCTCTGCTGCCCGCTGCCGACGGGCCGGGAGGACGATCCCAATGTGGTGAAAGTGGTGCTGACGCAGGCGGGCTACGCGCTCTACTTCTCCCGCTCGCCGCTGCCGTATCGCCGCAATGCCGATGCGCCGGGCTACCAGCCGCTCCAGCACATCGGGCTCTATGCCTACCGGCGGGACTTTCTAGAGACCTTCCCCACCCTGCCTCGGACGCCGCTGGAGCAGATCGAGTCCCTGGAGCAGCTCCGCGCACTGGAGCACGGCTACCGTATCAAGATGGTCTTCACCGACCGTGTCCCTGAGTCGGTGGATACCCCCGACGACCTGGAGCGCGTCCGCGCGCTATTTGCAAACTAA
- a CDS encoding alpha/beta hydrolase family protein, producing the protein MQYQTPGDELVALLDAPLTPLSTLSPDRSHLLLIGYEAYPPIADLARPYEKLAGVRFDPTRPGTQRHTRYSTLTLLSTADGSERTVTGVPAGTIPGSPVWSDDGSRFALFLEREGGGLGLGIGTVSTATVTVVPELALTDMLSAPIQWIDNDTLLLTLVADLGEMPQPLAAPEGPIVQEASGKQTRAATYQDLLTSPHDEALFTYLTTVQLATYSLSTANVELVGEPVLATSARPSPDGRFLLVTRLVPPFSYRVPYNLFARRVEVWDATTGAILHTIADLPISDEVPQQGVPTGPRGIGWQPNLPATLRWVEALDGGNPLAKVEHRDRVMTATILPPKASPPLEGGVLLSSQAPTQRPSAIPNMAEGLHVAQRQQDAPVHESELNGSESFRLTHRFAGWEWPDDPAKAIVTEYDRDRRWRTTYYFTWGAWEERTTLFDLSVNDAYGDPGSFITTQKPTGERVLDTRNGKVFLAGRGATPDGDRPFLDSFDLETGEKERLFQCGDTGFESFLAFIGDKLLTSRQSRTEPTNFFVDGVALTHFTDPHPAVTGLHKELVRYQRPDGVPLSGTLYLPPNIAPDSRPNLPLLLWAYPEEYSDAATAGQVRGSDKTFTRLMGTSPLWFLLRGWAVLMDASMPIVGDPETMNDTFAEQIVGAAKAAIDTLAERGIADPGRVVVGGHSYGAFMTANLLAHAPGLFRAGIARSGAYNRTLTPFGFQSERRSYWEAAETYHRLSPFTHADKLKDPLLLIHGQADNNPGTHTVQSERFYQALQAHGATARLVLLPHESHGYRARESVLHTLWEMLTWAERFAGPIG; encoded by the coding sequence ATGCAGTACCAAACTCCCGGTGACGAGCTCGTCGCCCTGCTCGATGCACCGCTCACCCCTCTCTCAACGCTCTCACCGGACCGCTCGCACCTGCTCCTCATTGGCTACGAGGCCTATCCGCCCATCGCCGATCTGGCTCGTCCCTACGAGAAGCTGGCGGGGGTGCGCTTTGACCCGACTCGCCCGGGGACGCAGCGGCACACACGCTACTCCACCCTGACTCTCCTGAGCACGGCAGATGGTAGCGAGCGCACGGTGACGGGAGTGCCCGCGGGGACAATTCCGGGGAGCCCGGTCTGGAGCGACGACGGCAGCCGCTTTGCGCTGTTTCTGGAGCGTGAGGGCGGCGGACTTGGGCTGGGAATCGGGACAGTCTCGACCGCGACGGTAACGGTCGTCCCTGAACTCGCGCTGACGGACATGCTCTCCGCGCCGATCCAGTGGATCGATAACGACACGCTTCTGCTCACGCTTGTAGCGGACTTGGGCGAGATGCCTCAGCCATTGGCCGCACCCGAGGGGCCGATTGTCCAGGAGGCGAGCGGCAAGCAGACCCGCGCCGCCACCTACCAGGACCTGCTCACCAGCCCCCACGACGAGGCGCTGTTCACCTACCTCACGACGGTTCAGCTCGCAACCTACTCGCTTAGCACCGCCAACGTGGAGCTGGTTGGGGAGCCGGTGCTCGCCACCAGCGCCCGGCCCTCGCCCGATGGCCGCTTCCTTCTGGTCACACGCCTCGTGCCGCCGTTCTCCTACCGCGTCCCCTACAATCTCTTCGCCCGCCGCGTGGAGGTCTGGGACGCCACAACAGGAGCGATCCTGCACACAATCGCCGACCTACCGATCTCCGACGAGGTGCCACAGCAGGGCGTCCCCACCGGCCCCCGTGGGATCGGCTGGCAGCCCAACCTCCCGGCGACCCTGCGCTGGGTGGAGGCGCTCGATGGCGGCAACCCGCTCGCCAAAGTCGAACACCGTGACCGCGTAATGACCGCCACTATACTGCCCCCGAAGGCATCGCCCCCGTTGGAGGGGGGCGTCTTGCTGTCGTCGCAGGCTCCGACACAAAGGCCTTCGGCCATCCCAAATATGGCCGAAGGCCTTCATGTCGCGCAGCGACAGCAAGACGCTCCCGTTCATGAGAGCGAGCTAAATGGGAGTGAGTCGTTCCGCCTGACGCATCGGTTTGCGGGGTGGGAGTGGCCCGACGATCCCGCCAAAGCCATCGTGACCGAGTACGACCGCGACCGGCGCTGGCGCACGACCTACTACTTCACGTGGGGAGCCTGGGAGGAGCGCACCACCCTCTTTGATCTCTCGGTCAACGATGCCTACGGCGACCCCGGAAGCTTTATCACGACCCAGAAGCCCACCGGAGAGCGTGTCCTCGATACCCGCAACGGCAAGGTCTTTCTGGCGGGGCGCGGCGCTACCCCCGACGGTGACCGGCCGTTCTTGGATTCGTTCGACCTCGAGACTGGGGAGAAAGAGCGGCTCTTCCAGTGCGGGGACACGGGCTTTGAGAGCTTCCTCGCCTTTATCGGAGACAAGCTGCTCACCAGCCGCCAGAGCCGCACGGAGCCGACGAACTTCTTTGTGGACGGGGTCGCGCTGACCCACTTTACCGATCCTCACCCCGCAGTCACGGGCCTGCACAAAGAGCTTGTGCGCTACCAGCGCCCCGATGGTGTGCCGCTCTCGGGGACGCTCTACCTACCGCCGAATATCGCGCCCGACTCGCGCCCCAACCTGCCGCTCTTGCTCTGGGCCTACCCGGAGGAGTACAGCGATGCGGCCACGGCGGGGCAGGTGCGCGGCTCGGACAAGACCTTCACACGGCTCATGGGAACGAGCCCACTCTGGTTCCTGCTGCGCGGCTGGGCAGTCTTGATGGATGCATCGATGCCCATTGTCGGCGACCCCGAGACCATGAACGATACGTTTGCGGAGCAGATTGTCGGAGCGGCGAAGGCTGCCATCGACACCCTCGCTGAGCGTGGGATCGCCGATCCGGGCAGGGTCGTGGTCGGGGGGCACAGCTACGGTGCCTTCATGACCGCCAACCTGCTCGCCCATGCACCGGGACTGTTTCGTGCCGGGATCGCCCGCTCCGGAGCCTACAACCGCACCCTCACGCCCTTTGGGTTCCAGAGCGAGCGCCGCTCGTACTGGGAGGCCGCCGAGACCTACCACCGCCTCTCGCCGTTTACGCACGCGGATAAGCTCAAGGACCCCCTTCTCTTGATCCACGGCCAAGCCGACAACAACCCCGGGACCCACACGGTGCAGTCCGAGCGGTTCTACCAGGCGCTCCAAGCCCACGGCGCGACCGCGCGCCTCGTGCTGCTCCCCCACGAGAGCCACGGCTACCGCGCCCGCGAGAGCGTCCTGCACACCCTCTGGGAGATGCTCACCTGGGCGGAGCGCTTCGCCGGGCCAATCGGGTAA
- the prmA gene encoding 50S ribosomal protein L11 methyltransferase — translation MRWAEIEIAVVGDEQEHYAALLTEIAGCQGWSGDSSAVRGYLPVDERLEGSLLALREAAGREVTIRFVQEEDWANAWKQYFKPQRIGEHIIIKPSWEEFAPEPGDLVVEMDPGMAFGTGLHATTRLCLRALESHVTGGETVADVGTGSGILGIAAVLLGAQKAICTDIDPLAVRIARENIERNQMEGRVEAVEATLPPPGEFEIVVANILPDVILGMAEELVAATKPGGLLIVSGIIESRTDDVKAGLSALGLTVLSVATEGEWVAILARRQGGL, via the coding sequence ATGCGCTGGGCAGAGATTGAGATTGCGGTGGTGGGCGATGAGCAGGAGCACTATGCGGCGCTGCTCACCGAGATTGCGGGCTGTCAGGGCTGGAGCGGCGACTCCAGCGCGGTGCGGGGCTACCTGCCCGTGGACGAGCGCTTGGAGGGCTCGCTCTTGGCGCTACGCGAGGCGGCGGGGCGCGAGGTGACGATCCGCTTTGTGCAGGAAGAGGACTGGGCCAACGCCTGGAAGCAGTACTTCAAGCCCCAGCGGATTGGGGAGCACATTATCATCAAGCCCAGCTGGGAGGAGTTCGCTCCCGAGCCAGGCGATTTGGTGGTGGAGATGGACCCCGGCATGGCGTTTGGAACCGGTCTGCACGCGACGACTCGGCTCTGCCTGCGGGCGCTGGAGAGCCATGTCACGGGCGGCGAGACGGTCGCGGATGTAGGGACGGGCTCGGGGATTCTGGGGATCGCGGCGGTGCTGCTGGGAGCACAGAAGGCGATCTGTACCGATATCGACCCGCTGGCTGTGCGAATTGCGCGGGAGAATATCGAGCGTAACCAGATGGAGGGAAGAGTGGAGGCTGTGGAGGCGACCCTGCCACCTCCCGGCGAGTTTGAGATTGTCGTGGCCAATATCCTCCCCGATGTGATCCTCGGCATGGCCGAGGAGCTGGTCGCGGCCACGAAACCCGGTGGCCTGCTCATTGTCTCCGGCATCATCGAGAGCCGCACCGACGATGTGAAAGCGGGGCTGAGCGCGCTCGGGTTGACGGTCTTGTCGGTGGCGACGGAGGGAGAGTGGGTCGCGATCCTTGCGCGACGTCAGGGCGGGCTATGA
- a CDS encoding glycosyltransferase family 4 protein gives MSKTVVLVMPLGNARGGGEQMLLHLVREGRGLGIRWHVVFLEEGEMPEMIRALGVGVDVFEAGRMREVHKLLLTAQKIARVARREKADLILGWMGTAHLYGGPAARLAGIPAAWYQLDVPRNPGGIDKVAARIPARFILTLCKDGFEAQKKLAGSATVHLVYPGAELNRFDTTALPTVAEARTQLGLPLDRPVIGIVGRLQHWKGMHTLIGAMPKILERHPNALAVIVGGQHAFEPEYEGQLKHQIQQLGLENSVQMAGFQREVPLWMQAFDIFVHASQREPFGIVIVEAMALGKPVIAANEGGPTEIITPGVHGLLTPFDDAPALASAAVSLLDDPVMARELGEAAQRRAQDFSTQRYAQNLVKTVLGII, from the coding sequence ATGAGCAAGACTGTCGTCCTGGTGATGCCGCTGGGCAATGCACGCGGTGGCGGCGAGCAGATGCTCCTGCACCTGGTGCGCGAGGGACGTGGCCTCGGCATTCGCTGGCATGTCGTCTTCCTCGAAGAGGGCGAGATGCCGGAGATGATCCGTGCCCTAGGTGTCGGAGTCGATGTCTTCGAGGCGGGGCGCATGCGCGAGGTGCACAAGCTCCTCCTCACCGCTCAGAAGATCGCCCGGGTCGCCCGCCGCGAGAAGGCCGACCTGATCCTGGGCTGGATGGGGACAGCCCATCTCTACGGGGGGCCGGCCGCACGGCTCGCCGGTATCCCCGCGGCGTGGTACCAGCTCGATGTCCCGCGCAACCCCGGCGGGATCGATAAGGTCGCGGCCCGCATTCCCGCCCGCTTTATCCTCACGCTCTGCAAAGATGGCTTCGAGGCACAGAAGAAGCTCGCAGGTTCGGCCACGGTGCACCTTGTCTATCCCGGTGCGGAGCTCAATCGCTTCGACACCACGGCTCTCCCGACGGTCGCGGAGGCACGTACCCAGCTTGGCCTGCCACTGGACCGCCCGGTGATTGGGATTGTGGGGCGGCTCCAGCACTGGAAGGGAATGCACACGCTCATTGGAGCCATGCCGAAGATTCTGGAGCGCCATCCCAACGCCCTCGCGGTGATTGTCGGAGGCCAGCACGCCTTTGAGCCGGAGTACGAGGGCCAGCTCAAGCACCAGATCCAGCAGCTGGGGCTGGAAAACTCTGTGCAGATGGCCGGCTTCCAGCGCGAGGTTCCGCTCTGGATGCAGGCCTTTGATATCTTTGTCCACGCGTCGCAGCGTGAGCCCTTTGGGATCGTCATCGTGGAGGCGATGGCCCTGGGAAAGCCGGTGATCGCCGCCAACGAGGGCGGGCCGACCGAGATCATCACCCCCGGTGTTCATGGGCTCCTCACGCCCTTCGACGATGCCCCGGCCCTCGCAAGCGCGGCGGTCTCGCTCCTTGATGATCCCGTAATGGCTCGGGAGCTTGGCGAGGCGGCCCAGCGTCGCGCCCAGGACTTTTCCACCCAGCGCTATGCCCAGAACTTAGTGAAAACAGTGCTCGGAATTATTTAG
- a CDS encoding NF038122 family metalloprotease — translation MKTLRPIVSLAGIVALCSLSTPSHALTINFTYDASVAANFNGSVARPNNTFANFQSAANKAALAFTSVFNDPINVNITMSAAAGTSILGQSETSIFQVSYTDLRNAVVADATSADDSLAIGATGSLVAADPNVGGAWWVTKAQRKALGLAVDDTNNDGICTFGEGFTYDFDPSNGITAGQYDLVGVMMHEISEVMGRIGISLGAVGAATNSVTLLDNFSYSSAGVKALGNPAGNYFSIDRGTTNLKEFNSVPGGDTRDWASGSNDAFNAFSSSGVVNPLTAVGIQSMDVIGYTLIPTATPEPGTLALVALGGFAGLLLTRRNRTA, via the coding sequence ATGAAGACTCTGAGACCTATTGTTTCGCTTGCAGGCATTGTTGCACTTTGCTCACTCTCCACACCAAGCCACGCACTGACGATCAACTTCACCTACGATGCCTCGGTCGCCGCGAACTTTAATGGGTCTGTGGCTCGTCCCAACAACACCTTCGCGAACTTCCAGTCCGCGGCCAACAAAGCCGCACTCGCCTTTACAAGTGTCTTCAACGACCCGATCAATGTCAATATCACGATGTCCGCCGCTGCGGGGACCTCTATCCTAGGGCAGAGCGAGACCTCTATCTTCCAGGTGAGCTACACAGACCTACGAAACGCTGTCGTGGCAGATGCAACGTCTGCGGACGACTCTCTTGCGATTGGGGCGACGGGCTCTCTAGTGGCGGCGGATCCCAATGTCGGCGGTGCCTGGTGGGTAACCAAGGCGCAGCGTAAGGCCCTTGGGCTGGCTGTCGATGACACGAACAACGATGGAATCTGCACGTTTGGGGAGGGCTTCACCTACGACTTCGATCCCAGTAATGGAATTACGGCGGGGCAGTATGACCTTGTCGGGGTGATGATGCACGAGATCTCCGAGGTCATGGGGCGTATTGGAATCTCCCTCGGGGCGGTTGGTGCTGCTACGAACTCCGTGACCTTGCTGGATAACTTTAGCTACTCGTCGGCGGGTGTTAAGGCACTGGGTAACCCTGCGGGCAACTACTTCTCGATCGATCGGGGAACCACAAACCTCAAGGAGTTCAATAGTGTCCCCGGCGGCGATACCCGCGACTGGGCCAGTGGCTCCAACGATGCCTTCAATGCCTTCAGTAGCTCTGGGGTGGTCAATCCCTTGACCGCCGTGGGGATTCAGTCCATGGATGTGATCGGCTACACGCTCATTCCCACCGCGACTCCTGAGCCTGGGACTCTTGCCCTCGTGGCGCTGGGGGGATTTGCCGGATTGCTGCTCACGCGGCGAAACAGAACTGCCTGA